The following are encoded together in the Parambassis ranga chromosome 20, fParRan2.1, whole genome shotgun sequence genome:
- the LOC114453355 gene encoding putative ferric-chelate reductase 1 isoform X2: MKTRLPDVPPPFSSGIVSAPPELLSVESQRCVGRFVCFSQLQQCVWKEGGNFTEMDLVVVLLLLCGAPVVRGYGSGLVMDSCEDMRPRHGQNSPQTGSSPFTIITEKSTYSAGEDVKVKLQAPASTPFTGFLLEAREVGSQTPVGSYTVTDGQARLLTCSQRPNSAVSHRSNSAKTNIQVLWRSGTSGDMKNIEFHASFVQTYSTFWVDVKSPVLNFTGRSSQPGISSADCGVSKVCLSKPSNCDPSVSSDCFFMSAMLSSPDGAAVRYELAGPSGGYISFGFSDDQHMGSDDIYICGVGSSGLVELQHAFSTGETAPGLLPLGNVSGVETSMEQGVIRCSFTTINIISTQRTSGFNQTYYLMFAHGPSSNGRIQFHTGTFISSEKVDISRPQAVQQSGQPYIIRAHGALMLTAWMTTASLGMMVARYLKGALTGKNLFGKDVWFVVHVAVMTVTVAATIIAFILAFSHARDWSGGAHPVLGCLVMILSILQPVGALLRCGPQHPKRFLFNWSHALNGAAIKVAAIFTGLERIDSSADQWMMKVMGGFVGWEALCYTLQEAHFRWRVHSTDTSTTVLESNKIDGLLMVLFLLGNLPFLVALLVGIGMSEDD; the protein is encoded by the exons ATGAAAACCCGGCTCCCAGATgtccctcctcctttttcctcaGGCATTGTTTCCGCTCCACCTGAGCTCCTCTCAGTTGAATCGCAGCGTTGTGTCGGtcgttttgtctgtttttctcagctgcagcagtgtgtatgGAAAGAAGGTGGGAACTTTACTGAGATGGACCTTGTTgtggttctgctgctgctgtgcggGGCCCCGGTGGTTCGGGGTTACGGCTCAGGTCTGGTTATGGACAGCTGTGAGGACATGAGACCGCGGCACGGTCAGAACAGCCCGCAGACAGGATCATCACCGTTCACCATCATTACAGAGAAGAGCACATACAGCGCAGGAGAGGATGTCAAAG TGAAGCTCCAGGCTCCAGCCTCCACGCCGTTTACTGGCTTCCTGTTAGAGGCCAGAGAAGTGGGGAGCCAGACTCCTGTGGGATCCTACACTGTGACAGACGGTCAAGCTCGGCTCCTCACCTGCAGCCAGAGACCT aactcTGCAGTATCCCACAGATCCAATTCTGCTAAGACCAACATTCAGGTGCTGTGGAGGTCAGGCACTTCTGGAGACATGAAGAACATTGAGTTTCA TGCTTCCTTTGTGCAGACTTACAGCACGTTCTGGGTGGATGTAAAAAGTCCTGTCCTGAATTTCACAGGCAGATCATCACAGCCA GGCATCTCCAGTGCAGACTGTGGTGTCTCTAAAGTGTGCCTCAGCAAGCCCTCGAACTGTGACCCCTCCGTCAGCTCGGACTGCTTCttcatgtcagccatgttgtcaTCGCCTGATGGAGCAGCCGTCCGTTATGAGCTCGCCGGCCCCTCTGGTGGATACATCTCCTTTGGATTCTCAGATGATCAGCACATG GGAAGCGATGATATTTATATCTGTGGTGTGGGCAGCTCCGGGCTGGTGGAGCTGCAGCATGCCTTCTCGACAGGAGAGACGGCTCCTGGACTCCTCCCTCTG GGGAATGTTTCTGGCGTAGAGACGTCGATGGAGCAGGGGGTGATTCGCTGCTCATTCACTACCATAAACATTATTTCTACTCAGAGGACGTCTGGCTTCAACCAAACCTACTACCTGATGTTTGCTCATGGACCCAGCAGCAATG GGAGAATCCAGTTCCACACTGgcaccttcatcagctctgagaAGGTGGACATCTCCAGACCTCAGGCGGTCCAACAGTCTGGACAGCCTTATATCATCAGAGCACATG GAGCACTGATGCTGACGGCCTGGATGACCACAGCATCGCTGGGAATGATGGTGGCTCGATATCTGAAAGGAGCGCTAACGGGGAAAAACCTGTTCGGCAAAGATGTTTGGTTTGTG GTGCACGTGGCGGTGATGACGGTGACAGTAGCGGCCACAATCATCGCCTTCATCCTGGCTTTCTCACATGCTCGGGACTGGTCAGGG GGAGCTCACCCTGTGCTGGGCTGCCTGGTTATGATCCTCTCAATCCTGCAGCCCGTAGGGGCTCTGCTGCGCTGTGGACCACAACACCCTAA GAGGTTCCTGTTCAACTGGTCACATGCTTTAAATGGAGCAGCGATAAAAG TGGCAGCCATATTCACAGGCCTGGAGAGGATTGACAGCTCCGCTGATCAgtggatgatgaaggtgatggGAGGTTTTGTTGGATGGGAAGCGTTGTGTTACACACTGCAGGAGGCCCACTTTAGATGGAGAGTTCACAGCACAG ATACCTCTACTACAGTACTGGAATCCAACAag aTTGATGGTTTGCTGATGGTTCTGTTCCTGTTGGGAAACCTTCCCTTCCTGGTGGCGCTGCTGGTGGGAATTGGAATGTCAGAAGATgattga
- the LOC114453355 gene encoding putative ferric-chelate reductase 1 isoform X1 — protein MKTRLPDVPPPFSSGIVSAPPELLSVESQRCVGRFVCFSQLQQCVWKEGGNFTEMDLVVVLLLLCGAPVVRGYGSGLVMDSCEDMRPRHGQNSPQTGSSPFTIITEKSTYSAGEDVKVKLQAPASTPFTGFLLEAREVGSQTPVGSYTVTDGQARLLTCSQRPNSAVSHRSNSAKTNIQVLWRSGTSGDMKNIEFHASFVQTYSTFWVDVKSPVLNFTGRSSQPGISSADCGVSKVCLSKPSNCDPSVSSDCFFMSAMLSSPDGAAVRYELAGPSGGYISFGFSDDQHMGSDDIYICGVGSSGLVELQHAFSTGETAPGLLPLGNVSGVETSMEQGVIRCSFTTINIISTQRTSGFNQTYYLMFAHGPSSNGRIQFHTGTFISSEKVDISRPQAVQQSGQPYIIRAHGALMLTAWMTTASLGMMVARYLKGALTGKNLFGKDVWFVVHVAVMTVTVAATIIAFILAFSHARDWSGGAHPVLGCLVMILSILQPVGALLRCGPQHPKRFLFNWSHALNGAAIKGLSVAAIFTGLERIDSSADQWMMKVMGGFVGWEALCYTLQEAHFRWRVHSTDTSTTVLESNKIDGLLMVLFLLGNLPFLVALLVGIGMSEDD, from the exons ATGAAAACCCGGCTCCCAGATgtccctcctcctttttcctcaGGCATTGTTTCCGCTCCACCTGAGCTCCTCTCAGTTGAATCGCAGCGTTGTGTCGGtcgttttgtctgtttttctcagctgcagcagtgtgtatgGAAAGAAGGTGGGAACTTTACTGAGATGGACCTTGTTgtggttctgctgctgctgtgcggGGCCCCGGTGGTTCGGGGTTACGGCTCAGGTCTGGTTATGGACAGCTGTGAGGACATGAGACCGCGGCACGGTCAGAACAGCCCGCAGACAGGATCATCACCGTTCACCATCATTACAGAGAAGAGCACATACAGCGCAGGAGAGGATGTCAAAG TGAAGCTCCAGGCTCCAGCCTCCACGCCGTTTACTGGCTTCCTGTTAGAGGCCAGAGAAGTGGGGAGCCAGACTCCTGTGGGATCCTACACTGTGACAGACGGTCAAGCTCGGCTCCTCACCTGCAGCCAGAGACCT aactcTGCAGTATCCCACAGATCCAATTCTGCTAAGACCAACATTCAGGTGCTGTGGAGGTCAGGCACTTCTGGAGACATGAAGAACATTGAGTTTCA TGCTTCCTTTGTGCAGACTTACAGCACGTTCTGGGTGGATGTAAAAAGTCCTGTCCTGAATTTCACAGGCAGATCATCACAGCCA GGCATCTCCAGTGCAGACTGTGGTGTCTCTAAAGTGTGCCTCAGCAAGCCCTCGAACTGTGACCCCTCCGTCAGCTCGGACTGCTTCttcatgtcagccatgttgtcaTCGCCTGATGGAGCAGCCGTCCGTTATGAGCTCGCCGGCCCCTCTGGTGGATACATCTCCTTTGGATTCTCAGATGATCAGCACATG GGAAGCGATGATATTTATATCTGTGGTGTGGGCAGCTCCGGGCTGGTGGAGCTGCAGCATGCCTTCTCGACAGGAGAGACGGCTCCTGGACTCCTCCCTCTG GGGAATGTTTCTGGCGTAGAGACGTCGATGGAGCAGGGGGTGATTCGCTGCTCATTCACTACCATAAACATTATTTCTACTCAGAGGACGTCTGGCTTCAACCAAACCTACTACCTGATGTTTGCTCATGGACCCAGCAGCAATG GGAGAATCCAGTTCCACACTGgcaccttcatcagctctgagaAGGTGGACATCTCCAGACCTCAGGCGGTCCAACAGTCTGGACAGCCTTATATCATCAGAGCACATG GAGCACTGATGCTGACGGCCTGGATGACCACAGCATCGCTGGGAATGATGGTGGCTCGATATCTGAAAGGAGCGCTAACGGGGAAAAACCTGTTCGGCAAAGATGTTTGGTTTGTG GTGCACGTGGCGGTGATGACGGTGACAGTAGCGGCCACAATCATCGCCTTCATCCTGGCTTTCTCACATGCTCGGGACTGGTCAGGG GGAGCTCACCCTGTGCTGGGCTGCCTGGTTATGATCCTCTCAATCCTGCAGCCCGTAGGGGCTCTGCTGCGCTGTGGACCACAACACCCTAA GAGGTTCCTGTTCAACTGGTCACATGCTTTAAATGGAGCAGCGATAAAAGGTTTATCAG TGGCAGCCATATTCACAGGCCTGGAGAGGATTGACAGCTCCGCTGATCAgtggatgatgaaggtgatggGAGGTTTTGTTGGATGGGAAGCGTTGTGTTACACACTGCAGGAGGCCCACTTTAGATGGAGAGTTCACAGCACAG ATACCTCTACTACAGTACTGGAATCCAACAag aTTGATGGTTTGCTGATGGTTCTGTTCCTGTTGGGAAACCTTCCCTTCCTGGTGGCGCTGCTGGTGGGAATTGGAATGTCAGAAGATgattga